In Chromobacterium rhizoryzae, one genomic interval encodes:
- the astE gene encoding succinylglutamate desuccinylase has protein sequence MREHHHDFLSWTMNPASPASAEWQLHSGVRARWLDYGVVELEPLAAADDSLLLSSGVHGNETAPIEVLNAILADIAGGRLALRCRLLVIFGNLDAMRLGKRYLDYDMNRLFNGAHARQPEAREAARAARLEQAAADFFASARGRRWHYDLHTAIRGSVFEKFAIYPYLHERPHSRAQLAWLKSCQVETVLLHSQPANTFSYFTSRHCQADAFTLELGKARPFGQNDLSRFAGIDQALRRLLAEPEQELPGYRDGDLPLFQAKYDIVKHSEAFRLHLADDVENFTALPDGFLIAEDGEHRYVAVGGDERILFPNPTVKPGLRAGIVVAPARLP, from the coding sequence ATGCGCGAGCATCACCACGATTTTCTGTCCTGGACCATGAATCCCGCCTCCCCGGCCTCCGCCGAATGGCAGCTCCACTCCGGCGTGCGGGCGCGCTGGCTGGATTACGGCGTCGTCGAGCTGGAACCCCTCGCCGCCGCCGACGATTCCCTGCTGCTGTCCAGCGGCGTGCACGGCAATGAGACCGCGCCTATCGAGGTGCTCAACGCCATCCTGGCCGACATCGCCGGCGGCAGGCTGGCGCTGCGCTGCCGGCTGCTGGTGATCTTCGGCAATCTGGACGCGATGCGGCTGGGCAAGCGTTACCTGGATTACGATATGAACCGGCTGTTCAACGGCGCGCACGCGCGCCAGCCGGAAGCGCGCGAAGCGGCGCGCGCGGCGCGTTTGGAACAGGCGGCGGCGGACTTTTTCGCCTCCGCCCGCGGCCGGCGCTGGCATTACGATCTGCACACCGCGATCCGCGGCTCGGTGTTCGAGAAGTTCGCCATCTACCCCTATCTGCACGAACGCCCGCACAGCCGCGCGCAACTGGCCTGGCTGAAGAGCTGCCAGGTGGAAACCGTGCTGCTGCACAGCCAGCCGGCCAATACCTTCAGCTACTTCACCAGCCGCCACTGCCAGGCGGACGCTTTCACGCTGGAGCTGGGCAAGGCGCGGCCGTTTGGCCAGAACGACCTGTCCCGCTTCGCCGGCATCGACCAGGCGCTGCGCCGGCTGCTGGCGGAGCCGGAGCAAGAACTGCCCGGCTACCGCGACGGCGACCTGCCGCTGTTCCAGGCCAAGTACGACATCGTCAAACACAGCGAAGCCTTCCGCCTGCACCTGGCCGACGACGTGGAAAACTTCACCGCGTTGCCGGACGGCTTCCTGATCGCCGAGGACGGCGAACACCGCTATGTGGCCGTCGGCGGCGATGAGCGCATCCTGTTCCCCAATCCCACGGTCAAGCCCGGACTGCGCGCCGGCATCGTGGTGGCGCCGGCGCGGCTGCCTTAA
- a CDS encoding sodium:calcium antiporter has protein sequence MLLTLSFLLGLAVLIYLSCQYFVNAIEWCGRHLNLGASAVGTVLAAFGTALPESAVTLTAMAFGGTPQHKDIGVGAALGGPLVLATLAYAVVGFALWRNRSRLGRGDYLLRVDHRRLAGDQLAFLLIFAFKVALGLLAFAIKPWLGVLFLAAYAAYVWREIRSADTAPEEEELDALKLRAGGGLGWAATQALLALAVIAAAAHGFVAQLEALAGHWGMAPHLVALLLSPVATELPEIMNALIWLRQGKERLALANISGAMMIQATIPSAFGLFFTPWMFDGVLLWSGLATMAAIVGLWLLFRRGSVDGRWLLGAGAVYLLFAGCLV, from the coding sequence ATGCTGTTGACCCTGTCGTTTCTGCTCGGCCTCGCCGTCCTGATCTATCTTTCCTGTCAATACTTCGTCAACGCCATCGAATGGTGCGGACGCCATCTGAACCTGGGCGCCAGCGCCGTCGGCACCGTGCTCGCCGCTTTCGGCACCGCCTTGCCGGAAAGCGCCGTCACCTTGACCGCGATGGCCTTCGGCGGCACGCCGCAACATAAGGACATCGGCGTCGGCGCCGCCCTGGGCGGGCCGCTGGTGCTGGCTACGCTGGCGTACGCGGTGGTGGGCTTCGCGCTGTGGCGCAACCGCAGCCGGCTGGGGCGCGGCGACTACCTGCTGCGCGTCGATCACCGCCGGCTGGCCGGCGACCAATTGGCGTTTTTGCTGATTTTCGCGTTCAAGGTGGCGTTGGGCCTGCTGGCCTTCGCCATCAAGCCCTGGCTGGGCGTGCTGTTCCTGGCCGCTTACGCCGCCTATGTCTGGCGCGAGATCCGCAGCGCGGACACCGCGCCGGAAGAGGAAGAACTGGACGCCTTGAAACTGCGCGCCGGCGGCGGCCTGGGCTGGGCGGCGACGCAGGCCCTGCTGGCCTTGGCGGTGATCGCGGCGGCGGCGCACGGTTTCGTCGCGCAGCTGGAAGCGCTGGCCGGACACTGGGGCATGGCGCCGCATCTGGTGGCCTTGCTGCTGAGCCCGGTGGCCACGGAATTGCCGGAAATCATGAACGCGCTGATCTGGCTGCGCCAGGGCAAGGAGCGTCTGGCTTTGGCCAATATCTCCGGCGCGATGATGATACAGGCGACGATTCCCAGCGCCTTCGGCCTGTTCTTCACCCCGTGGATGTTCGACGGCGTCCTGCTGTGGTCCGGCCTGGCCACGATGGCTGCGATCGTCGGCTTGTGGCTGTTGTTCCGCCGCGGCAGCGTGGACGGCCGCTGGCTCTTGGGCGCGGGCGCGGTGTACCTGCTGTTTGCCGGCTGTCTGGTGTGA
- the bla gene encoding class A beta-lactamase: MDDFAQRRVLLAALAATPLIWGCARPPLRVPGEAPAARQLAELERNAGGRIGVFAQEADSGRTLAYRADERFPMCSTFTLLLVGALLQRSATQPDLLYRHVGYRREQLIDYSPIAEQYVEQGMSVKDLCDAAMRFGDNTAANLLLEQLGGPQEVTRFARSLGDGLSRLDRVEPELNRAEPDDPRDTTTPAAMTANLRALLFSPLLPERQRGLLNDWLLGNTTGNLRIRAGLPAEWRVGDKTGSGGHGAANNVAVAWRPGKSPLLLSVYYWGSTAMMDERNAVIAAVARVAAAEFA; this comes from the coding sequence ATGGATGATTTTGCGCAGCGGCGCGTCTTGCTGGCGGCCTTGGCCGCCACGCCGTTGATCTGGGGTTGCGCGCGCCCGCCGTTGCGGGTGCCGGGCGAAGCCCCGGCCGCGCGTCAATTGGCGGAGCTGGAACGCAATGCCGGCGGCCGCATCGGCGTGTTCGCGCAAGAGGCGGACAGCGGGCGGACGCTGGCTTACCGGGCGGATGAGCGCTTCCCGATGTGCAGCACGTTCACGCTGCTGCTGGTGGGCGCCTTATTGCAACGCAGCGCGACGCAGCCGGATCTGCTCTACCGCCATGTCGGCTACCGGCGCGAGCAATTGATCGACTATTCGCCCATCGCCGAACAATACGTGGAGCAGGGCATGTCGGTGAAAGACTTGTGCGACGCGGCGATGCGCTTCGGCGACAACACCGCCGCCAATCTGCTGCTGGAGCAGTTGGGCGGGCCGCAGGAGGTGACCCGCTTCGCCCGTTCGTTGGGCGACGGCCTGAGCCGGCTTGACCGCGTCGAGCCGGAACTGAACCGCGCCGAGCCGGACGATCCGCGCGACACCACCACGCCGGCGGCGATGACGGCCAATCTGCGCGCGCTGCTGTTTTCCCCGCTATTGCCGGAGCGGCAGCGCGGTTTGCTGAACGACTGGCTGCTGGGCAACACCACCGGCAATCTGCGCATCCGCGCCGGCTTGCCGGCGGAGTGGCGGGTGGGCGACAAAACCGGCAGCGGCGGACACGGCGCGGCCAACAACGTGGCCGTGGCCTGGCGGCCGGGCAAGTCGCCGTTGTTGCTGTCGGTCTATTACTGGGGCTCGACGGCGATGATGGACGAGCGCAACGCGGTGATCGCCGCGGTGGCGAGGGTGGCGGCCGCCGAGTTCGCTTGA
- a CDS encoding DUF3761 domain-containing protein, producing MKKPAQFRIPALRRIAGLLGLSLALLAAPLEAKTPHTHRHASAPAQEQLLEHGSYTNSDGVEVHSPAHTRSGKAPAGASARCRDGSYSFSQHRRGTCSHHGGVAAWL from the coding sequence ATGAAAAAGCCTGCACAGTTCCGTATCCCCGCTTTGCGGCGCATCGCCGGCCTGCTCGGCCTCAGCCTGGCCCTGCTGGCCGCGCCGCTTGAAGCCAAAACGCCGCACACGCATCGGCACGCCAGCGCGCCGGCGCAAGAGCAGTTGCTGGAACACGGCAGCTACACCAACTCCGACGGCGTGGAGGTCCACAGCCCGGCCCATACCCGCTCCGGCAAAGCGCCGGCCGGCGCCAGCGCGCGCTGCCGCGACGGCAGCTATAGCTTCAGCCAGCACCGGCGCGGCACGTGTTCGCATCACGGCGGCGTGGCGGCCTGGCTCTGA